Within the Cydia pomonella isolate Wapato2018A chromosome 3, ilCydPomo1, whole genome shotgun sequence genome, the region ttgcaataacttcCAAGTTTATGTGCTTTATAACGAACTGAATATTGATTACGATCAATAAAATCACGCGACccaaaatagaaaataatgcGCGAATACAAAATAGTAGTGTTAGGTAGCGGAGGCGTGGGAAAGTCCGCCCTCACAGTACAGTTCGTACAAGGCATCTTCGTGGAGAAATACGATCCCACAATCGAGGACAGCTATCGGAAACAAGTGGAGGTCGATGGGCAACAGTGCATGCTCGAAATCCTTGACACGGCGGGAACGGAACAGTTCACGGCGATGCGGGATTTGTACATGAAGAACGGGCAGGGATTCGTGTTAGTATACTCTATCACGGCACAATCGACGTTCAACGACCTGCAGGACCTGCGGGAACAGATCCTCCGAGTGAAGGACAAGGACGACGTGCCCATGGTGCTGGTCGGCAACAAGTGCGACCTGGAGGCCGAACGAGTCGTGGGCAAGGAGCAAGGACACAACCTCTCGCGCCAGTTCCAATCATGCGCCTTTATGGAGACCTCCGCGAAAGCCAAGATCAACGTGAACGACGTGTTCTATGACCTAGTACGACAAATCAACAAGAAATCTCCTGGCCCACCGGGGAAGACCACTAAGAAATCTGTTAAGTGTACTCTCTTGTAAGGCTTGGGTCCCTGGAGCCTCCGACGCAACTAGgtataaaacatttaataatttgaaagacTTCTCGAACCTAAATTTGGCTCTTGTGGTTCCGAAAGTTAACTAAGCTGGGTGGGTCGAGTGTTGTTACTTGGTTGCCTATAGCATTTTAAATGTGCATTTGTTGAGCTATAACATGACCAGTGCTATAGCGCGAGTGAAAAATGCACAGAATAACGCAAAATTAATACAAACTCCTATCCTGTAAATGTGTAGTTACACTTTTTGATCTA harbors:
- the LOC133516316 gene encoding ras-related protein Rap-1b, yielding MREYKIVVLGSGGVGKSALTVQFVQGIFVEKYDPTIEDSYRKQVEVDGQQCMLEILDTAGTEQFTAMRDLYMKNGQGFVLVYSITAQSTFNDLQDLREQILRVKDKDDVPMVLVGNKCDLEAERVVGKEQGHNLSRQFQSCAFMETSAKAKINVNDVFYDLVRQINKKSPGPPGKTTKKSVKCTLL